The Edaphobacter sp. 12200R-103 genome contains a region encoding:
- a CDS encoding family 16 glycoside hydrolase — MRRFFLSAAVAASSAVLFSLNCLAAPRTFVPDVTFTGSSLAAWHPVGQAEWKAQNGEIVGTPKGAAGGWLLIDQSYQDVGFVADFKCGSGCRTGVLFRAEKTPDGGMKGIYISMTEGDVGAYRITLDANGRELTREKLGPAGSKRGDPVTYMYEPLPTEAPFVPKFALAPNVNLAPDIPAHRPAGTLHKDGWNELEIIVDASQTKAIVNEGPMTAASGAAVSDAGNFGPIALYVGGTAEVRFKDVGYKNLNVKIVPKEVVSSHFHVQRLNQLYYAWTAAVADVNRDGIPDIVTGPIYYLGPDYTTTHEIYVAESYDPSSQYPRGCMVNFVHDFNGDGWPDEWCATGNNGNGPGVLFVNPRGEARRWDRYVVTPDVYIEESAFQDLYGDGRPGIIMGVPGGTIVYARPDPSAPTKPWVLTPISEPGPWAANNSHGLGTGDINGDGRLDVAAAWGWWEQPAPGVKGPWKYHPVAFGRWGKSQGAAGGAEMGIYDVNGDGLADVVTSLEAHGWGLAWFEQKRSAGGEISFERHMIMDNYQTKNAGDVLFTEPHGAAFADIDGDGVKDFIVGKRFMSHFGYNDPDPYGAPVLYSYRVVRNPKAPGGAEFVPELIHNRSGVGSHIVATDLNGDGAPDIVTSAAHGTFIFWGTKGNGSTSAAH, encoded by the coding sequence ATGCGCAGGTTCTTTTTATCGGCTGCTGTTGCTGCTTCGTCGGCAGTGCTCTTTTCCTTGAACTGCCTGGCTGCGCCGCGAACGTTTGTTCCGGATGTGACGTTTACGGGATCGAGCCTGGCTGCGTGGCATCCGGTAGGTCAGGCGGAGTGGAAGGCGCAGAACGGCGAGATCGTGGGGACGCCGAAGGGTGCGGCGGGTGGATGGCTGTTGATCGACCAGTCCTACCAGGATGTGGGGTTTGTCGCAGACTTCAAGTGCGGCTCCGGCTGCAGGACAGGCGTGCTGTTCCGTGCGGAGAAAACTCCGGACGGCGGGATGAAGGGAATCTACATTTCGATGACCGAGGGCGACGTCGGCGCTTACCGGATCACGCTCGATGCGAACGGGAGGGAGCTGACGCGGGAGAAGCTGGGGCCGGCCGGAAGCAAACGCGGCGATCCGGTGACGTATATGTATGAGCCGTTACCCACCGAGGCGCCGTTTGTCCCAAAGTTTGCGCTGGCGCCGAACGTAAACCTGGCCCCGGATATTCCAGCGCACCGGCCGGCAGGAACGCTGCACAAAGATGGCTGGAATGAGCTGGAGATCATCGTGGACGCAAGCCAGACCAAGGCGATCGTGAATGAAGGGCCGATGACGGCGGCGTCGGGTGCGGCTGTGAGCGATGCCGGAAACTTTGGGCCGATCGCGCTGTATGTGGGCGGAACGGCGGAGGTGCGGTTCAAGGATGTGGGTTACAAGAACCTGAACGTCAAGATCGTGCCCAAGGAGGTAGTGTCGAGCCACTTCCATGTTCAGCGGCTGAACCAGCTTTATTATGCGTGGACGGCGGCGGTGGCCGATGTGAACCGGGATGGGATTCCGGATATTGTTACCGGACCGATCTATTATCTCGGGCCGGATTACACGACAACGCATGAGATCTATGTGGCAGAGAGCTACGATCCGTCGAGCCAGTATCCGCGCGGCTGCATGGTGAACTTCGTGCACGACTTTAACGGAGACGGCTGGCCGGATGAGTGGTGCGCGACGGGCAACAACGGAAATGGTCCAGGAGTACTGTTTGTCAATCCGCGCGGAGAGGCGCGACGGTGGGACCGGTATGTCGTTACGCCGGATGTCTATATCGAAGAGTCGGCGTTCCAGGATTTGTACGGTGATGGCAGACCGGGAATCATCATGGGGGTTCCCGGCGGAACGATCGTGTATGCGCGGCCCGACCCGAGCGCACCGACCAAGCCGTGGGTTCTGACGCCGATCTCCGAGCCGGGCCCGTGGGCGGCGAATAATTCGCATGGCCTCGGGACGGGGGACATCAACGGCGACGGAAGGCTCGACGTGGCGGCGGCGTGGGGATGGTGGGAGCAGCCCGCGCCGGGCGTGAAGGGGCCGTGGAAGTATCATCCGGTGGCGTTCGGGCGATGGGGAAAGTCGCAGGGCGCGGCGGGTGGAGCGGAGATGGGGATCTACGATGTGAACGGCGACGGCCTGGCGGATGTGGTGACGAGCCTTGAAGCGCACGGCTGGGGACTGGCGTGGTTCGAACAGAAGCGGAGCGCGGGTGGAGAGATCTCCTTTGAGCGCCACATGATCATGGACAACTACCAGACGAAGAATGCCGGCGATGTTCTGTTTACGGAACCCCATGGAGCAGCGTTCGCGGATATCGATGGGGATGGCGTGAAGGACTTTATCGTGGGCAAGAGGTTTATGTCCCACTTCGGATATAACGACCCAGACCCGTATGGAGCTCCGGTACTGTACTCCTACCGCGTGGTAAGGAATCCGAAGGCTCCGGGCGGAGCGGAGTTTGTGCCGGAGCTGATCCATAACCGCTCAGGCGTCGGCTCACACATTGTGGCCACGGATTTGAATGGCGATGGCGCCCCGGACATTGTGACCTCTGCGGCCCATGGGACGTTTATCTTCTGGGGGACGAAGGGGAACGGGTCGACGAGCGCGGCGCATTGA
- a CDS encoding class I SAM-dependent methyltransferase, producing the protein MALNIQEQFGHIDIYVFDQILRGNIAPGMRVFDAGCGYGRNLVHLLREGCEIFALDLNRDGVEHVRRLSASLGTGLPAENFQIAPIEQIPFPDAFADVVICNSVLHFARDEEHFRVMLAELWRVLRPGGMLFCRLGSRIGMEFERVREGRFLVGDGSEWFLADEEMLMELTEEMNSVLVDPLKTTIVQDYRCMTTWVQRKRR; encoded by the coding sequence ATGGCATTGAATATTCAAGAGCAATTCGGGCACATTGACATTTACGTTTTCGATCAAATTCTGCGAGGAAATATCGCGCCTGGAATGCGTGTTTTTGACGCTGGATGCGGATATGGGCGCAATCTGGTCCATCTATTACGCGAAGGCTGCGAGATATTTGCACTCGATCTGAACCGCGATGGTGTAGAGCACGTAAGGCGGCTTTCCGCTTCGCTGGGGACCGGGCTCCCCGCAGAAAATTTTCAAATTGCTCCCATTGAACAGATCCCCTTCCCAGATGCCTTTGCCGATGTTGTGATCTGTAACTCTGTGCTTCACTTCGCTCGAGATGAGGAGCATTTCAGGGTGATGCTGGCGGAGTTATGGCGAGTTCTAAGACCTGGAGGAATGCTGTTCTGCCGTCTGGGCTCGAGGATTGGCATGGAGTTCGAGCGAGTACGGGAAGGTCGATTTTTGGTGGGAGACGGTTCAGAGTGGTTCCTGGCAGATGAAGAAATGCTTATGGAACTCACGGAGGAGATGAACAGCGTACTTGTGGACCCATTGAAGACCACGATCGTGCAAGACTACCGCTGCATGACGACCTGGGTTCAAAGGAAACGACGCTAA
- a CDS encoding Gfo/Idh/MocA family protein, which translates to MSKPSETFPSLKAGETAEPSRVDRREFIKTSSLAAGALAFGAPAFLRGQNLNSKLNIACIGIGGKGRSDTDACAGENIVALCDVDSGSAAYETQTKKYPDAKFYKDYRQMLDQMGDRIDAVTVSTPDHMHAIVASAAMKRKKAVFCQKPLTQTIYEARYLREMAHDKKVVTQMGNQGSASDGLRRAVETIQDGLIGQVHEVHVWTNRPIWPQAMVRPAGEDPVPSTLDWDVWIGPAPMRPYKGSSNPKAGIYEPFNWRGWQDFGTGALGDMACHTVNMPFRALDLDAPTEIEAMPLGPMNKESYPLGSKIRFAFPKRQGRIPYEHPHLFHRYKKIEHDAVTLWWYDGGQPDPAARGGHDLSNKPPVELTADILALQGKIPDSGCLLIGDGGTVFSPDDYGTNFFIKLKGEEKFVHYLEHPAMAQYPERIPRNHHTGNLVQAHAHEWLDAVKADKPEMCYSRFDIGARLTEIMLLGCVSLRVGQKIEWDGHKMVAKNCPQAAPFIRRQDRSGWALS; encoded by the coding sequence GTGTCCAAACCATCTGAAACATTCCCCTCTCTGAAAGCTGGTGAGACCGCCGAACCCTCGCGTGTCGACCGTCGTGAATTTATCAAAACGAGCTCTCTGGCCGCCGGTGCGCTGGCCTTTGGCGCGCCTGCATTTTTGCGCGGTCAGAATCTCAACAGCAAACTGAATATCGCCTGCATCGGAATCGGCGGGAAGGGCCGGAGCGACACCGATGCCTGCGCCGGCGAGAACATCGTCGCATTGTGCGACGTGGATTCCGGTTCCGCGGCTTATGAGACTCAGACGAAAAAATATCCAGACGCGAAGTTCTACAAGGATTACCGGCAGATGCTGGATCAGATGGGCGACCGGATCGATGCGGTGACGGTTTCGACGCCGGATCATATGCATGCGATCGTGGCATCGGCGGCGATGAAGAGGAAGAAGGCCGTATTTTGCCAGAAGCCGCTGACGCAGACGATCTATGAAGCACGCTATCTGCGGGAGATGGCGCACGACAAAAAAGTTGTCACCCAGATGGGCAACCAGGGCAGCGCCTCGGACGGTTTGCGCCGCGCCGTGGAGACGATTCAGGACGGTCTGATCGGACAGGTGCATGAAGTCCACGTCTGGACGAACCGTCCGATCTGGCCGCAGGCCATGGTGCGTCCGGCTGGAGAAGACCCGGTTCCTTCGACCCTGGATTGGGATGTCTGGATTGGGCCGGCTCCCATGCGCCCCTACAAAGGCAGCAGCAATCCGAAGGCTGGAATTTACGAGCCGTTCAACTGGCGCGGCTGGCAGGATTTCGGAACCGGGGCGCTCGGTGACATGGCCTGCCACACGGTCAATATGCCGTTTCGCGCATTGGATCTCGATGCCCCGACAGAGATTGAAGCAATGCCTCTCGGCCCGATGAACAAGGAATCGTATCCCCTCGGTTCGAAGATCCGTTTTGCCTTTCCCAAACGCCAGGGCCGTATTCCCTACGAGCACCCGCATCTTTTTCACCGCTACAAAAAGATTGAGCACGATGCGGTGACATTGTGGTGGTATGACGGCGGGCAGCCCGACCCGGCAGCCCGTGGCGGCCATGATCTGAGCAACAAGCCCCCAGTCGAGTTGACTGCCGACATCCTCGCACTGCAGGGCAAGATACCCGACAGCGGCTGTCTGCTGATTGGCGATGGAGGGACGGTCTTCTCACCGGACGACTATGGGACGAATTTCTTCATCAAGCTAAAGGGTGAAGAAAAATTCGTCCACTACCTCGAGCACCCGGCGATGGCGCAGTATCCGGAGCGCATTCCCCGCAACCACCATACCGGGAATCTCGTTCAGGCCCATGCGCATGAATGGCTCGATGCTGTCAAAGCTGACAAACCGGAGATGTGCTACTCGCGCTTTGACATCGGCGCGCGTCTCACGGAGATCATGCTGCTGGGCTGCGTGTCTTTGCGTGTCGGCCAGAAGATCGAATGGGACGGACACAAGATGGTTGCGAAAAACTGCCCTCAGGCGGCGCCGTTTATACGACGGCAGGATCGTTCCGGCTGGGCTCTTTCGTGA
- a CDS encoding FAD-dependent thymidylate synthase, translating into MPDQKIPSPSAETDVYAIHGADPEVLAYAMAKYSRSALSMKESLVEISAQRAEQFLNTFYFQYGHRSIADLAHIPFAIERLSLLAAIEVVDEQRWDGQERSTRYQDFRRSGWYTPSLGERTGEFTKAVEQLFHAYQGVSAGMLEALKSAIVRPETMKPEAYERTLKARAFDVARYLLPLATNTSLGQIVNARTLETQVSRLLTSPFAEVRQIAEKLRIAATEPAWNVYHADAQVLCEEIGSVHEFCAQRATEMLMRPVKTAPTLVKYAVENAYQKESCAELTAAAGELMAGQAIDPAPVVDLLDDTEPLEVELATSLLYPNCHYPYRQLRSNVAALPAARRDELIALGTKHRGRHDELLRAFSAGQGFRFDILMDIGGFRDMHRHRRCVQLLQRYTDAHGYEEPVCPGQPTLAEAGIEKEYTAAMEAALAVYRSLRDSGVPEAPQSAQYVLPLGTRCRSMFKMDFAEALYIAELRSGVAGHFSYRRIAWEMYRAIAERHPALASHFRIEDVNEPVDLLRR; encoded by the coding sequence ATGCCGGACCAGAAGATTCCTTCCCCATCTGCCGAAACCGACGTCTATGCGATCCACGGAGCCGACCCCGAAGTGCTGGCCTATGCAATGGCCAAGTATTCGCGTTCCGCGTTGAGCATGAAGGAGTCGCTGGTCGAGATCAGCGCCCAGCGCGCCGAGCAGTTTCTGAACACCTTTTACTTCCAATATGGACATCGGTCGATTGCCGACCTTGCGCACATCCCGTTTGCCATCGAGCGGCTCAGTCTGCTGGCGGCGATCGAGGTCGTGGATGAGCAGCGCTGGGACGGGCAGGAGCGCTCCACGCGCTACCAGGACTTCCGGCGCTCCGGCTGGTACACGCCCAGCCTGGGCGAGAGGACCGGAGAGTTTACGAAAGCAGTCGAGCAGCTCTTTCATGCCTACCAGGGCGTCTCCGCGGGGATGCTGGAGGCGCTGAAATCCGCGATTGTCCGGCCTGAGACGATGAAGCCGGAGGCATACGAGCGCACCCTGAAGGCGCGGGCGTTCGATGTGGCGCGCTATCTGCTGCCGCTGGCAACCAACACGTCACTCGGCCAGATTGTGAATGCCAGGACGCTCGAGACGCAGGTCTCGCGTCTGCTGACCAGCCCGTTTGCCGAGGTCCGACAGATCGCCGAAAAGCTGCGCATCGCAGCAACCGAACCCGCATGGAACGTCTACCACGCCGATGCGCAGGTACTGTGCGAAGAGATTGGCTCCGTCCACGAGTTCTGCGCGCAACGCGCGACGGAGATGCTGATGCGTCCCGTGAAGACGGCTCCCACGCTGGTGAAGTATGCCGTCGAGAATGCATACCAGAAGGAGAGCTGCGCAGAATTGACGGCAGCAGCCGGGGAGCTGATGGCTGGCCAGGCGATCGATCCTGCTCCCGTGGTCGATCTGCTCGACGACACGGAGCCGCTCGAGGTGGAGCTGGCGACCTCGCTCCTTTATCCCAACTGTCACTATCCATACCGGCAGCTGCGTTCGAATGTGGCCGCGCTTCCGGCTGCGCGGCGCGATGAGCTGATCGCGCTGGGAACGAAGCATCGTGGAAGGCACGACGAGCTTCTACGGGCCTTCAGCGCCGGGCAGGGATTCCGCTTCGACATCCTGATGGACATCGGCGGCTTCCGCGATATGCATCGCCATCGCCGCTGCGTGCAGCTGCTGCAGAGGTACACCGATGCGCACGGCTACGAGGAGCCGGTCTGCCCTGGACAGCCGACGCTGGCCGAGGCCGGTATCGAGAAGGAGTACACCGCGGCGATGGAAGCAGCGCTCGCCGTCTATAGGAGCCTGCGCGACTCCGGTGTGCCCGAAGCCCCGCAGTCGGCGCAGTATGTTCTCCCTCTGGGAACGCGATGCCGCTCGATGTTCAAGATGGACTTCGCCGAGGCGCTCTATATCGCGGAGCTGAGGTCCGGCGTGGCCGGGCACTTCAGTTACAGGCGCATAGCGTGGGAGATGTACCGGGCAATTGCCGAACGTCATCCGGCGCTTGCATCGCACTTCCGGATCGAAGATGTGAATGAGCCGGTGGACCTGCTGCGGCGTTAA
- the fabG gene encoding 3-oxoacyl-[acyl-carrier-protein] reductase, translating to MGGSLSNRIALVTGASQGIGRAVALELARRGAHVALAARNVEKLAAVEAEITSAGGTARAFALDVANEESIKSGVKAVLEHFGKVEILVNNAGITRDMLSMRMKRADWDDVLLTNLTGAFLASQAVMSSMVKNRWGRIINVTSVVGEVGQAGQANYAASKAGLIGLTKSLARELASRTITVNAVAPGYIETAMTAVLTDEQKKMNAQYIPMGRVGTDSEVAHAVAFLASEEASYITGHTLDVNGGMHMG from the coding sequence ATCGGAGGTTCATTGAGCAATCGCATCGCACTCGTTACAGGAGCATCACAGGGTATCGGCCGCGCGGTCGCCCTCGAGCTGGCTCGCCGCGGAGCCCACGTTGCCCTCGCCGCAAGAAATGTGGAAAAACTGGCTGCCGTCGAAGCTGAGATTACCTCCGCCGGAGGAACCGCCAGAGCCTTTGCGCTCGACGTCGCCAACGAAGAGTCCATCAAGAGCGGCGTCAAAGCCGTCCTTGAGCACTTCGGCAAGGTCGAGATCCTCGTCAACAACGCCGGAATCACCCGCGATATGCTCTCCATGCGGATGAAGCGGGCCGACTGGGACGATGTTCTGCTGACCAACCTGACCGGAGCCTTCCTCGCCTCGCAGGCGGTGATGTCCTCCATGGTCAAGAATCGCTGGGGCCGCATCATCAACGTCACCTCCGTCGTCGGAGAAGTGGGCCAGGCAGGTCAGGCCAACTATGCCGCCTCCAAAGCCGGCCTGATCGGCCTGACCAAGTCTCTCGCCCGCGAGCTGGCCAGCAGGACGATCACCGTCAACGCCGTCGCCCCCGGCTATATCGAGACCGCTATGACGGCCGTCCTGACTGACGAGCAGAAGAAGATGAACGCACAGTACATTCCGATGGGCCGCGTCGGAACCGACTCCGAGGTCGCCCATGCCGTCGCCTTCCTCGCTTCTGAAGAGGCAAGCTACATCACCGGTCACACGCTCGATGTGAACGGTGGAATGCACATGGGATAG
- a CDS encoding GNAT family N-acetyltransferase yields the protein MPIAICEASHNSEVAAARLLMRDYGDYLAHNPSGAESICLANYEQELATLPAGYAVILLAMVDDEPAGCVALRELDRQPPSCEMKRLWVGSRFRGLGLGRRLIEEAIRWASLQGFDFMYLDTVPAAMPEAVRLYTSLGFVPVERYNQNPVDGLAFFALRLK from the coding sequence ATGCCTATTGCCATCTGCGAAGCCAGCCATAACTCCGAAGTCGCCGCAGCGCGCCTGCTGATGCGCGACTATGGAGACTACCTGGCGCACAATCCCTCGGGGGCCGAAAGCATCTGCCTCGCCAACTACGAGCAGGAGCTTGCAACGCTTCCGGCAGGCTATGCCGTCATCCTGCTCGCTATGGTCGACGATGAGCCCGCCGGGTGCGTCGCTCTCCGCGAGCTCGACCGGCAGCCACCCTCCTGCGAGATGAAACGCCTCTGGGTCGGGTCCCGTTTTCGCGGACTCGGCCTCGGACGCCGTCTCATCGAAGAAGCCATCCGGTGGGCCTCTTTGCAGGGCTTCGATTTCATGTACCTCGACACCGTTCCCGCGGCCATGCCGGAGGCAGTCAGGCTCTACACCTCGCTCGGCTTCGTTCCCGTGGAGCGCTACAACCAGAACCCGGTGGACGGGCTCGCATTCTTTGCGCTCCGTTTAAAGTAA
- a CDS encoding helix-turn-helix domain-containing protein: MQTLSADLQNESPEALSIAMNIGNTIRGYRLQKGMSQGDIEKRTGLLRCYLSRVENGHTVPSLETLQKIARALDLQLAEFFAEEMVSKEMSSLHLDEDEIRFLTQVQRYSANLSENDRRLLLAMVRKFAQTALS, translated from the coding sequence ATGCAAACACTTTCTGCCGACCTTCAAAACGAGTCCCCTGAAGCTCTGTCCATTGCGATGAACATCGGGAATACGATTCGGGGCTATCGCCTCCAAAAAGGGATGTCCCAGGGCGATATCGAAAAACGCACAGGTCTTCTCCGCTGTTATCTTTCACGGGTCGAGAACGGACACACCGTTCCCTCGCTGGAAACCCTGCAGAAGATCGCCCGCGCCCTCGACCTGCAGTTGGCTGAGTTTTTCGCCGAAGAGATGGTCAGCAAGGAGATGTCTTCCCTGCACCTCGACGAGGATGAGATCCGGTTCCTGACCCAGGTGCAGCGTTACTCCGCCAACCTGAGCGAGAACGATCGCCGCCTGCTGCTGGCCATGGTACGCAAGTTCGCGCAGACCGCGCTCAGCTAA
- a CDS encoding metallophosphoesterase, with protein MTTRREFLTILGATGVAAAAPSSLPAAPQPESFTFIFLTDTHIQPELDAARGTDMAFKKARSIRADFAIQGGDHVFDSLAVPKQRALSLYDLYEKTEQDLGMKVHHTIGNHDVVGIFPQSGVPPTDPLYGKKLFGDRFGKLYYSFDHKGHHFLVLDSIGVTSDRSYEGRIDAAQMDWIRQDLGAVPAGTPIIVSVHIPLVTAFDSYVPVPATPPAHHGMSVANSAEVIKLFEGHNVLGVLQGHTHINERVEWHGIPYITCGAVSGNWWKGTRMGTPEGFTVVNVADGKLTTRYETYGFKSVDPQNT; from the coding sequence GTGACTACCCGCCGCGAGTTCCTCACCATCCTCGGCGCCACCGGCGTCGCTGCCGCAGCGCCCTCTTCTCTGCCGGCCGCTCCCCAGCCCGAGTCGTTCACCTTTATTTTCCTGACCGATACCCACATCCAGCCGGAGCTGGACGCGGCCAGGGGAACGGACATGGCCTTCAAAAAGGCGCGCAGCATCCGGGCCGACTTCGCCATCCAGGGCGGAGACCACGTCTTCGATTCGCTGGCCGTCCCCAAGCAGCGTGCGCTGTCGCTCTACGACCTCTACGAGAAGACCGAGCAGGATCTCGGCATGAAGGTGCACCACACCATCGGGAACCACGATGTGGTCGGCATCTTCCCCCAGAGCGGAGTCCCGCCGACCGACCCGCTCTACGGCAAGAAACTCTTCGGCGACCGTTTCGGCAAGCTCTATTACTCGTTCGACCACAAGGGCCACCACTTCCTCGTGCTCGATTCCATCGGGGTCACCTCCGACCGCTCCTACGAGGGCCGCATCGATGCCGCCCAGATGGACTGGATCAGGCAGGACCTTGGCGCTGTGCCTGCGGGGACGCCGATTATCGTCTCTGTCCACATCCCCCTGGTGACGGCGTTCGACTCCTACGTCCCTGTCCCCGCAACACCCCCGGCGCACCATGGCATGTCGGTAGCGAACTCCGCTGAGGTGATCAAGCTCTTTGAGGGCCACAATGTGCTTGGAGTCCTGCAGGGGCACACCCACATCAACGAGCGGGTGGAGTGGCACGGCATCCCCTACATCACCTGTGGGGCCGTCTCCGGCAACTGGTGGAAGGGAACGCGCATGGGGACGCCGGAAGGCTTTACCGTCGTGAATGTCGCCGATGGCAAGCTCACTACCCGCTATGAGACTTACGGGTTCAAGTCGGTCGATCCCCAGAACACCTGA
- a CDS encoding site-specific DNA-methyltransferase — protein MKANGSTKTGNRILTRDNLKVLQKMESESVELIYIDPPFNTGRVQKRPRLRTVRDEAGDRTGFGGRRYRTEAITTKGENNGYHDQFDDFLGFLRPRLEEAYRILAPEGSLFFHIDYREVHYCKVMLDEIFSNGGTVSGRDCFQNEIIWAYDYGARSKKRWPAKHDNILWYTKDPKRYTFNLDESDRIPYMAPGLVGAEKASRGKTPTDVWWHTIVSPTGKEKTGYATQKPLGVLERIVKVHSKPGDTVLDFFAGSGTTGEAAAKHGRRFVLVDRNADAVKIMKRRLAAYLR, from the coding sequence ATGAAAGCGAACGGGTCGACGAAAACCGGGAACCGCATCCTGACGCGGGATAACCTCAAGGTTCTGCAGAAGATGGAGAGCGAATCCGTCGAGCTGATCTATATCGACCCACCCTTTAATACCGGCCGCGTCCAGAAGCGGCCCCGGCTGCGGACGGTTCGCGATGAGGCCGGGGACCGGACCGGCTTCGGAGGCCGACGCTACCGCACCGAGGCCATAACCACCAAAGGCGAGAATAACGGTTACCACGACCAGTTCGACGACTTCCTCGGATTCCTGCGCCCTCGCCTTGAAGAAGCCTACAGAATTCTTGCGCCGGAAGGCTCGCTCTTCTTCCACATCGATTACCGCGAGGTCCACTACTGCAAGGTGATGCTGGATGAGATCTTCAGCAACGGCGGTACTGTCTCCGGCCGCGACTGCTTTCAGAACGAGATCATCTGGGCCTACGACTACGGCGCGCGCTCCAAAAAGCGCTGGCCAGCCAAGCACGACAACATCCTCTGGTACACGAAGGACCCGAAGCGCTACACCTTCAACCTCGACGAGAGCGACCGCATCCCCTATATGGCTCCGGGGCTGGTGGGTGCCGAGAAGGCCTCGCGAGGCAAGACCCCGACGGATGTCTGGTGGCACACCATCGTCTCCCCAACGGGTAAGGAGAAGACCGGCTATGCCACCCAGAAACCTCTGGGAGTTTTGGAGCGGATCGTGAAGGTCCACTCGAAGCCGGGAGACACCGTGCTCGACTTCTTTGCCGGAAGCGGAACGACAGGTGAAGCGGCAGCGAAGCACGGGCGACGGTTCGTCCTGGTGGACCGGAATGCGGACGCCGTCAAAATCATGAAGCGGCGTCTTGCTGCTTATCTGCGCTGA
- a CDS encoding PP2C family serine/threonine-protein phosphatase, with translation MRRHNEDACAAAPLHNIFVVCDGMGGAAGGEIASHLAAEIFVAQLSQNGAEDRPQFRRLQSQIAGAVQASNRAVYQQSRKTPHLSGMGTTLAGLAYTPTVHDDAAQLSEAPLWVVHVGDSRCYRWRQRRLELLTEDHSLVEEQVRAGQITAAQALESPMRNVITRAVGTEPTVVPEIHEHYPQAGDLYLLTSDGLPRELSESEIASILCKIPAEPTQAALQSACRQLVEAANQRGGNDNITVLLVGFVPD, from the coding sequence GTGAGACGCCATAACGAGGATGCGTGCGCCGCTGCGCCCCTGCACAATATCTTTGTTGTCTGCGACGGCATGGGGGGAGCCGCAGGTGGCGAGATCGCCAGCCATCTGGCGGCCGAAATCTTTGTCGCCCAGTTATCGCAGAACGGCGCAGAAGATCGCCCACAATTCCGGCGCCTGCAATCTCAGATTGCAGGCGCAGTTCAGGCCTCGAACCGGGCCGTCTACCAACAATCCCGCAAGACTCCGCACCTGTCCGGAATGGGAACGACGCTCGCAGGTCTGGCCTATACTCCGACCGTGCACGACGACGCGGCGCAGCTTTCCGAAGCGCCCTTATGGGTGGTGCATGTGGGCGACAGCCGGTGTTACCGATGGCGCCAGCGACGGCTGGAGCTGCTGACGGAAGACCATTCCCTCGTCGAGGAGCAGGTCCGCGCCGGTCAGATTACGGCAGCGCAGGCGCTGGAATCGCCGATGAGAAACGTCATCACCCGGGCCGTCGGTACGGAGCCGACAGTGGTCCCGGAGATCCACGAACACTACCCCCAGGCAGGCGACCTGTACCTTCTGACCTCCGACGGCCTGCCCCGCGAACTCTCCGAGAGCGAGATCGCGTCGATCCTTTGCAAAATACCCGCGGAGCCGACCCAGGCAGCGCTGCAGTCTGCCTGCCGGCAGCTGGTGGAGGCAGCCAATCAACGCGGCGGCAACGATAACATCACGGTTTTGCTGGTGGGGTTCGTCCCTGACTGA